The Sparus aurata chromosome 10, fSpaAur1.1, whole genome shotgun sequence genome includes the window atgaatcagaaacagaaatgctttacagcagctcccattcaaagtcaagaatatgcagaaaaatagtagtgataataataataataataataataataataataataataaactatatatgctTCATATtcataatagaagcctactgcaactgtactttttattttaccattaaatgttgttgtatacattatcatattctataatgttctgtcatggagtacatcacttcactgctaacagaaaagagagctgctcactgccagttgcagcttcttatcttgatctgcagtctttgttaattttttgtcatgattgttattattagtacttagattatcaaaaatcacagttacatgtcaggatgtggttattatagacagattcaatatttaactgtcatgtatcatcacagtaacagcgttacataaattagcagctgtaaacacataaacacattataaacacatcatgtggtcccctttaaacgccgggtgaaggtgtatattttggtaaataaccgccggttccaaataaatgccgagtctaatttattttgaaaaaacatcaaagaagaagacgtgaccactgacactgcacatttttcttcttcgcctttttcatgtGTTGTGCCCAGGAtaatgccagagaattcacagagaagctggcgaagtttgtgacattttcatcccgtaTTTtggtgaggagggaattaaacgcctgtcccaaataaacgcctggtctgttaagtgattgaaacaaaaaacacgtccggctattatttggtattttacaatagttcccgcatcatcagcacgagctgaacaataaatctaacacagcaagagaggcgggacttaaggcagaacagccaatcatcagccggtcagtcccaaagccggtgtcatgtttgaagcagcaacaggagagggagaggaggcaggggtgggcgatactgcaaattttggtatcaatctgataccaagtaaatacagggccagtattgccgataccaatactgataccgatactgatcATTGAGTGATTTATTACTTTTTCCTTTAACTAGTTGAGCATGATTAAGATAATGAtgaaacacaggacaaagattttagcgaaataagaaaattatatttaacttaactaaatctataacctatctgcatgtagcttAAATAGAAATAATGGTggtccttcaacagatacacaaaggtgttattatattctgccatattcaaacttcaggtttgaggtaggctctatatcaatataagtatatatttttaagttccagttacagtgaacctgagtgagcggagtgagagaagtgaagaggagcgctgcgctcacacaaactctatGAAggaatacaagtgatttgctgaatttatagaagaaaaactacaacaaaaatatcgatctcatcacgctagtatcgatccgataccaatactcaccttggtattgatactatcaatatttggatcaatccacCCACCCCTAGCAGCTGCAGCgaaagcagacacagagcggccggaGAAAGTGAGCAACTGTAgagaggcgtttgtgcaaaactgcggataaatggcagaaaaagtgtgggtgtttaCTGCTCGGTGCTCACTTAAACAGCAAAACGGTGCATGTACTACAGTTTCTGTCGGAGTCGCACTGATgcgactgaatgtaattttcttttcgcactggaaaaaatCAACTCGCAAATGCGAGCAAAACATTCGCACTGTCGAGCCCTGCTACTTAACCTGGGAAGTGTGCCCTGTTCagttcaaaccagtgatcatttctcattcattttaaatattctattgatataaaatgtatcaaatgtaacaaaacaaacaaacaaacaaaatgccaaaaacagtgagaaaacaatTAACTAAACTAACGAAAATTTGTACAAAAAGGCATTATTTTTGCCATTCATTGCCGTCTATCTtcacaatttaacacattttttgactttttatcgaAGAGTTAAAAAGCTCATATCCTTTCacctatatataaatatcaagATCATCAAAATATGATTATCCAATCTCAATCCAGGTCAAATACCAAGTCTAATGGCTTTCAATGGCGGTTGTATTGGAAattggcggccatattggatttttttgtgtggctaacgggctttttggaaaaagttgTTCCCAAAGAATATTTGTGCCAAGTTTGATGCTTGTATCAGAAAGTGAACGATTATCTCACTAATCTGCCGGACTATTGTGGGAAGCATTTAGGAACTTCTGCGAAACTGAAACTGCACGAGAAAATTCACTCAGAGCGAGACAAAGCATTTCTCTGTGACGTTTGCTGCAAAACCTTCTACACGATAGGTGAGCTGAAGGTtcacctgaggacacacaccAAGGTGACGATCACCTGCACTGAGTGCGGCAAGGGCCTGTCATCTAAAGAAGCTCTGAACAGACACATGATCATCCACGCCAGGGAGAGGCCGTACCAGTGCTCAGAGTGCGGCCTGCACTTCAATCGCATGAGCAACCTCACCGCACACATGAAAATCCACACGGGCGTCAAATCGTACGTCTGCGGGGTTTGTGGGAAAGCTTGTGCTCGCAAGACGTATCTGACAGTCCACATGAGGACGCACAGCGGAGAGAGACCGTACGAGTGCATCGTCTGCAAGAGAGCCTTCACTCAGAGCCACTGTCTGTAGACACACATGAAGAGCCaccaggaggtggagaaggcAGCGGAGGACGGACTCAAGTCCACCTGAAGTGTCAGAgtttcttattcttcttttaGATTTTGATGCTCTGGAAGTTTTACAGACGAATGTTCTGAGGTCACAGTTGCTGCTGACTGTGGTCACAAACACTGAGGGGGGATCAGCAGCGTTGGCTCCCGGCGGTGCCGGTCGGTCCAGTGCTGAATGAGCTGGACCGCATTCCTCCAAATTCTGCTCCCTGCTCATTGGAAACAACTGAACCAGAAAACGTTCTGTGGACTCAGGAGACTTTAACTACGGGACCTCACAGACTGCAGTGGAATGTTTGAGGCCTCATAGTCATAGCTGTACTGTAACATATTGACTTCAGCTGTTGTTCAATAAATTCTGAGCGTTTCTGCCTAAAATAACTGGACTTGTTCCTGGAATCATAACTGATAGataaataaagctgcaacagaaacaaacactgaagcctCTTTAAAGCAAATATTAGGTGGATTCTTATTTACTTCTCCtgttattctgtgatattttatcagtttgagCCTCTAACAGATCGTCAGTTCATCTGAAGCCAGCGAGAAAAGTCATTCTTtaaaaactgactttaaagctctgagaaacatctgaatgtaacatttagcactttatattaaaagATTCCTGTCAaacaatcagagttcatcactgatgttctcgtaaacaaccaccagagggcgacatgagctcTGCCCAGGTTTAGTTTTCAGAACTGCACTAAATACACttctgaggtatttgtactttacttgagtatttccatttctgcaaatatgtactttttactccactacatttattttaaacactgttttagttactttacagattacatgctgcctcagagctgaatcagcactttttaaattcatttatttgatgaacaatcagattaaacacatcttatattcatacaaataatctgaaagtgctgaatatactttagtattcagtgagagagtggtgagggaaggtgacagtctcagtgttataaactcagctatcagtctggttttctgCACTAcgtcagtcagtgcgtttacatgcacagcttagtcagattacagccatagttcgactatactactcaatcagacaactgcaattatctgagtatacatgccggtgagaaaatcggattactgggccgaagcatgtcatatccggtacgctaggtggcgctgtaaccatttcaactagtgttaacagAGACACTTTCGGCTGACCTcattacgtcaccagctgcctcagcattcaagaaagatggcgtacgaagagcgagacgaagctacatcttagtacacttcgtatatggtgtacatgataattacacaaactaggggcacaatggcgctctttcttaaggtgatttcggaggaaagacgtcgccgtccgtctacttccggctcacggccccggggaaaaatctcgcgcctgcgcagaattTAAAATCCGATCCTATCTGATGgaatgtatacatgcaggaggAATGTGACCGGGGCCGGCTCTACGCAGGGGCAAGAGGGGGCAGCGCCCCCTCGACTCAAAATTTTAGAAGTtgagaaagcattttttaaTATAGTCACAAAATGATTATATTACAAGCTGACAAAATTATCTGCAGTCGCAGAAAAATCCACTGAAAAAGGGACACACACGATACAGTATCGGCTTCCCTCTCCTCTCGTTTTCCCTCCGCTGTGCGTGTATTCACAGactgtgcagcacacacacacacacacacacacacacacctcccctaAACCCTCAGTAAATATCCAATCACTGTTGCAGTATGCGAATGAGCCAAGACGTAGCCTAACAGTGTAGTGTCAGGTTTCACCACGGCCACGGAGTGGGAAGACTTTGGAGTAGCAGCAGCGTCACAAGCACAGAGATGAGTGCCAACGTCCACTGCATGTAACAAACTGAAGACAAATATTCTGTGTCCAGGGGCGGGCTGGCCATAGGGAGGTTCAGGAGTATTCCCGAACTGTCGGTCTGTTCCAGGCCGAACCGGACGGTGGTCGGAATGTTTTTTTACCCAATCAAACAgccgcaggtggcacagagtgGAATGTCAGACTGGGTCAATCTAATATTAGCATATTAAGGGGGGATACGAGCAGCCCCTCCCAACTTGAGCTGATCCTTGTTTCTattgaaatgtgattggctcagccgctcagtcagtcattaaaccgttattttcctgtttaaataaagaaagatgAGCGGGATAAATTCAAATGAGCAAAcaagctgaaatgaaagaagCCGCAGAAAGAGatgggtggagcagaaaaattaaGGGCAAAATAGAAAAAACGGTTAATACAGGATGCAGTCAAATGCACCAAATTAACAGAGCTTTTACTGGTGGAGGGGTGAAGGTCAGTCAGGCCAGTGACGACACGGGACCCAGCAGGGTCACATTTCTTTATTGCAAAAGCAAACATATTTCAGGAGAGAGTCtgtgttcaaagttaaaaaaagatattatttgATATATATAGGCTATACATCTTGTCTTTTACATCCTAACTCATTTATcattgttgctgttattgttaaTATCAGCTGACATGCCCAGTGTCAGTCGCAGAGTTGATGCAGAGGGACAGGATAATGCCAGGCATAGGAGTTAGGAGGAGGGGGatatggaagaggaggagaagaaggaggaagaggaggaggagaaagaggaagaggaggaggaggaggaggaagaggaggaggagaaagaggaagaggaggaggagaagaaggaggagaaagaggaggaggaggaaagtggaccaggaaccaccaaaaaaacagtggcaggtacaggtgcagtgtgcaggactggGACTGGCAATAGGTCTTTGCATAGAattatattaagatgtcatATATTGATGTTTCAGTTCtagtcacacagaaacaataagccCATCCACTCCTGCAGTTATGTCAGTGGCTTTCTGAATTAGACATCTGTTTTCTTCCCACACTGTAAAAATTATTAGGCTGGTTAAACTTAAAATATTAAGTTCAATTGCTGCCTTAAAAACGTAAGTTAACTGAACTTTGAGAACAGCTTTATTTCAACTCAGGAAGTTATACAAGTTGCTTAATTAATGATCATTTATTGTTTGAACTCGACACTCTGAGTTGAAATAACTTAATACGTTACATAATGCACTAAGAAAACTTACTTTTTCTTGTCAAAGAAACCTACAATTATATGTTATTTCAACTCACAAAATTCAGTTATACTAGTTGTGAactcatacatttttattgtttgaacCTGATACTCTGAGTTGAGACTACTATATTACATCATCcatttgaaaaaacatacaattaCACATCTTTTCAACTAACGTTTTCTAGTTTTACTAACCAACTATATTCATACCAATTGCCTTTTCAAGTTACATTAACTCAAGTTTTTAAGGCAGCAATTGAACTTATTATTGCAAATTAAGTAGACTAACGTTTTCAATTTGTATCCCATCTTGAATAATAATAGCAAATTCACCAGTTTCCTAAAAGATTGACTGAATACACAACTcaacttaaaacacatttatttgaattaCAGCACCTTACAGTTTGATTCTTTGTCGAATGCAATTTTAGCAGATGGCAAACCCAAAAGCCAGTCATTTATGCATGTTAACCAAGAacctccccccttcctcctttttttcttcatgcctccCTTCTTTGCTTTATTCCCTTCTTTGTCTTCTCGTTTGGAATGGCCCCTCAGGATTCCAAGCTGCATCTCCCTCATGGCTTCATCCAGGTTCTCAGCATGAAACTTGAAATGCAGAAACATATGACAATGTTCATCCACAACTACATCAGCTTTACAACACCATATTAAAATCAAAGGTTTGGAGAAGAGCAGATCGATAGTGTTGAGTATGAGGCCAACAACAGAAGATATTTTAGCCAATTCTAACCACTTAAAAGTCCCACCGTAAAGTATAAATGTCAGTTCAAGTGCATACCATATTCAAATATTTGTTcgaaataaaaaatattcttacATCACACATCCTGATGACATTTGATGGATCTTCGCCTGATATGTAGTATGGCAGACcaagcagagcagcagcccttcttctctcatttgtgtcctacaaaacaaagaaacaagcaGTAAAATGAATGTTATGACAAACACAAAGGCTGCCTAATTTTCTAGTCATCCCCTCTTCCACTTACATCTCTCACAAGGcagtccaaaatgttttttagtgACTGCTTCTTTCCAGACTTGGTTGCCGCATTGTACACCTTCAGCAGTCTTGGGACCAGACCATCAAGTCCTTCAGAAAAGGTTCCAGGAGGTATACAGTGATAATCCTCCTGAATTCTGCCAtaatctgaggagacagacagaaaatacTGATCATCACATTTCTCAATAGGACACAGTAGCCAAACCGCAATGAATGGACCAGCAGCAcctaaaacacacaacatacattGTTAGAGTATGGTATGAACGCCTTAGTCATGCGAACTAGAAACATGAGCAAAAACAGTACAGGGATagttcaattttattttttttaagtggggttgtatgaggttcTAGTAGCCACCAAGTGTACTAGTGACAGTAGAGAACTATCTGCTCTCACACAGTGCCGGACAGAGATACAGGCAATAAACTGCAGTGAACAGTCCCACACGTGACACACACAACAGTGTACTTTCACTGCCTACGATATGCCCcatctcaaaataaaataccagTTTGtgtatgctatatatatatatatattttagtgCATCAACTGGTGGGACAAAAGGCAGTTTATCTGGAACTCGCGTAGCATACTCAGTGGCCATTTATACATCATACAACCACACTTCAAAAAAACTGAACCATCCCTTTAAACTGGTTAGggttgaaaaggagaaaaaggtgTGCGAGCATATTAATGGTGTTCTATTCTCAAATTACTTTACTTACTAGCATAACTACATTTCTTTACTCCCATTTATCACAACCAGAAACAGCCAAAATGGCGCCAGTCGCCTTCCTCCCGATGTCTTGAGTCGGCATGATGAGGTCAAGCTGTCTAACGTCACACGGATAATGTTGCTTAATGTTAAAAGAAACAAAGTAGTTCAACAGATAATGTTAAGTAAAGTCAATTTTTCTGGAGCAGCCCTGTAGCAGCACAGCATGAGCCACGACTAACTGCTGATAAAACAGACAACGCGCGCAGACTGAGACAGAGCCTCGTGCAGAACCGTTAATTTAACTCAAGTAATGTtaagaacacacacacggccaCGACTAATTACTGTCAAAGAGCCGTTAATTTAACTCAAGTAATGTTAAGAACACAGCATTAGCTACGGCTAATTGCTAACCAAATGGACGCCGCGCACACACACGGGCCACGACTAATTACTGACAAAGAGCTTCGTGTGAAGCCGTTAAGCTAACTCGGGCAATGTTGCAAACAACACAGCTTAGGCTACGGCTAATTGCTAACTAAACGGACGttgcacgcgcgcgcacacacacgacACAGGCCACGACTAATTACTGACACGGAGCTTCGTGCGAAGCCGTTAAGCTAACTCAAGCAATGTTACGAACAACACAGCTTAAGCTACTACGGCTAATTGCTAACTAAACGGACgccgcgcacgcacacacacacacgacatgGGCCACGACTAATTACTGACACAGTGCCTGCCGTGAGGCCGTTAACTCCTTACAAACCGTAAGGTTACATCGGTACCATACAACAGGTTCACCAAGCACCATGAATGTGCTTCTGAGGAGGTGAATGTTATAAAACTCTTAATAATTCCTTGCATTTCTTTTGactaaaagtttaaaaagtaacGTAAGTAAGGCCTAAGGACTGTAATAATGTTAGGCTGGACTATCCTGTGTTTAGAAATGTTACGGACATAAATTAATTTCTTCAGAACTAATTTACAATTTGGGTTACATGAATTATTTGATAAATTCAACCACTTACCTTATTTCATTGTTCCGTTTCCCGCCTGTTCCTTCGCTGCCCCTCATCCAAATGACGCACCGTACAGCCGCCAGACCTGATCCTGACCTTGCTAACAAACCGTAGTCATCCGCCAATTCTCTTTTCACCATCCTCAATCTGCTCAGCTAGTGTACCACTTCTTCTGTTAATAGGCAGCTGGAACCGGGTGGAGCGCCTGCTcaagttttaaaaagtattatATCAAAATGATTAGTCCCTTATCAGATCAAGACGAAATTTCAACAAGCACTATTTTTACGGCGCATTAATATTGCTGTCACACCACGGTCATGATCACTTTTTAAGGGATCCGGTTAACACCGAAAACTCAGACTGTTAAGTTATGTTGACACATTGAAATTTCCATTTCACTCAACTGGCTTAAAACCTTGAGTTGGAATACCAATAACTCATTAAATTAAGTTTAAATTTCACAATTCATTATGTTAATTAGAAGTAAATGATAGAAACAAGTTATGATAACTTATTGAGCTTAACAATTTTTACAGTGCAAAGTTAATAAGTTATTGCTAATATTCATtataactagggctgtcaaagttaacgcgttattcGCGCAttaacgcaacatccttttaatgccgttaatttttttaaagcgCGATTAATGCtcggtacaaaaaaaaaggaacgtgcattgtttgatttacggctgTCAGTGGCATCTGTAGTCTTGCtccagagggcggcagaagaataagaaagggaatcagaggaagaagaagcagggttggcgttcgggaaaaacacggtggactgaaaagcgaaagtgaaagtaaatggagaaagaacttcagaacggcaaattcacttaaaacactgccagatggttcggtccataggacaaaagttatctgcacgtactgtcgacatgaaatgagttaccattgaagtacgtcgagtctcaaatatcatttgcaagccaaacacatggcagatgcagagagcccaccgcccccctcaccaaaagcagacatctcCATGTTTTGATTctatttagggtgaggggatattttttgagccttttatttgaatagcatgattttaagtgttgaataaacattttcataaagcaagcatatttgcacTTTCTTATGTTGTCAAAAGTATtaacaacatgaacaaaaatacattaaggtacatttagaacagaaagaagtgtgccaaaaaaattgccattaatttgcgattaatcgcaagttaactGTGGACAAAATACGATTAATCgctattaaataaattaattgtttgatGGCCCTAATCATTACTGATGTTCTTTTCATGCAGATATAGCAGTTCATTAGATATGTTTTATAGCTCACAAAGAGAAAGTTGGACAGGTCTGATGGTAGAGGCCTGACAAAGTGCAATCCACTTCTCCAGGTTGGGGTTGGACACATAGCTAACAACCCAATTCAATGAAGAAACAGTGTTACTGTAAGCTGTAAAAGTGCTGGTgcatagggctgggcgatatggcctcaaatcaatatcacaatatattgagcaactcacctcgataacgataaatgaacgataagtaccCCCCCCacctaaataaaaggaaaaaaaatcctgtgtatttacagaaatgccactttaaaaggactgtaaaactacattgtagttaagatttatattatttatttagtagttaagaacaactgataagcacacgattgaacagctgaaaagcacagattacttgaaatgacaacaactgaacaggtttaaaagtataaaatatacagtcccttataaacaaattctaagcttctcgcttctcgcttcttttatttcttcgaattgaatcacgtggttgtactgcaggtggtggaagaggttggatgtaaataaataaacattttgaggacttcagaatcagaatctaagacatgagacaaaatagtggagaagttgacattgctgcttaataatatgttaacctcttgagcattagagaactttttttaccattattttctttatcattatatatttttgatagacacagaatctgtttcagaagtcagtgggtcacatgacatggaagcgattgagaaaaaaaaaatcaagatttctgcatattaatattcatataaaatagaggaagtactaatgtacaataaacatagctgtgtctcattcatccagtttactaatacaatctgccgctggagtcactgggccccatgacatggaagatattgaaagaactgcaattattttgtattaatatatttatgctaagtaatttgatgacagtccctgaatcagtttccagcgattcagtgccatgttctgggaggtgagctgaccgtcttcctgctgctcacactgggtgaacctcagtaaagtcgcggctggacccgagtagagcttataatcaagcccgacccgagcccgtgcacgttgtgtccgagcccgacccgagcccgtgcacgttgtgtccgagcccggcccgacacactgaatgtaattatgagcccgagaccgatttaaacctgacaactgtttaatatgtgggctgttataactgacgttctcgactacaattgcgagttgtttgaactacagaaatcttaatgaataatgcaacaagtgccgcacttaatgcactcaaCAAAGCCGACACATGTTATcacccacgacttgtttaaaatgggtccacagtcaca containing:
- the LOC115590360 gene encoding gastrula zinc finger protein XlCGF7.1-like, with translation MWGDDDDEVEEEDNGDDEWKPDKNDKELSEDQAEPRPSKTTRKWRVKHLGDKTKRRKQKEASTENSDAALSCKVCQALHRSKNILIKHAWTHVDDPERLCGACGELKVHLRTHTKVTITCTECGKGLSSKEALNRHMIIHARERPYQCSECGLHFNRMSNLTAHMKIHTGVKSYVCGVCGKACARKTYLTVHMRTHSGERPYECIVCKRAFTQSHCL